The Setaria viridis chromosome 6, Setaria_viridis_v4.0, whole genome shotgun sequence genome contains a region encoding:
- the LOC140223077 gene encoding uncharacterized protein — protein sequence MGRMVMDFFSVCVRLVPTSLLYTSPRRPLGSRFAFCLPRVRPRRLFLSPSGGFRVLGRAAERAAGGGRFGMDSHAAGIDAARKRVAAGAAAPAVRSWPRELGDRRRALPPPPPPPTAEGRRGDVGGSGAAATRDSRRGAGPGKAAKEAGRGTPGTSRGGGASRSGVVALAGGDADAAGVADASPGDGTPGVAVVVAPREGRGGDEVGSKRMVSASRRVRPRCGRGADDGGSRLVAAPARPGLGGSAALPKKPAAPPPRSVGEAGSSAAVVPRPIARGGHHSRDAGALRSPEPSRRRSVAAADGFLDTESQGGSGSGGFGSGKPTMDSAIRRFGPGRGRVTASQPLNKSADKRPCTESNELSTARGSSTHFRMRVASACTMGSINKPDDIAASILQDDDFMEELVHYERKLELKFNVSSDVLSVMCQRQHGTQNADARSKVKMMCERFQFICRATVKFVEQHSLKVGRIDLTADKVIKKLLGFTQHDPFVGNVPGVEIGDEFVYRVELALVGLHRPYRGGIGTTRDGNRVLVAVSIVASGGYPDKRSSSGELIYTGSGGKLAGKKGDENQKLKMGNLGLKNCIRTMTPVRVIYGLKRSREEGSRPRAKGASAFTYDGLYCVVDCWREGQAGSKVFKYKLQRIPGQPQLPYCSKTACSSKTGIMC from the coding sequence ATGGGCCGCATGGTCATGGACTTTTTTAGCGTATGTGTGCGTCTTGTTCCCACTTCTCTCCTCTATACCTCTCCCAGGCGCCCCCTCGGCTCCCGCTTCGCTTTTTGTCTCCCACGAGTCCGGCCGCGGCGGTTGTTCCTATCTCCAAGCGGGGGGTTCCGTGtgctcgggcgggcggcggagcgtGCCGCAGGCGGGGGGCGATTCGGGATGGACTCCCACGCGGCGGGGATCGACGCCGCGCGCAAGCGGGTGGCTGCGGGGGCGGCGGCCCCCGCCGTGCGCTCCTGGCCCAGGGAGCtcggcgaccgccgccgcgctcttcctcctcctccccctcctcccaccGCCGAAGGGCGTCGGGGAGACGTCGGCGGCAGTGGCGCCGCCGCTACTCGGGActcgcggcgcggcgccgggccggggaaggcggcgaaggaggcgggcCGCGGTACCCCGGGAACgtcgcgcggcggtggcgcgtcGAGGAGCGGCGTGGTGGCGCTGGCGGGCGGGGACGCCGACGCGGCGGGCGTCGCGGATGCTTCGCCCGGCGACGGCACGCCTGGTGTGGCGGTCGTGGTGGCGCCGCGGGAGGGaagaggaggcgacgaggtggggagCAAGAGGATGGTCTCCGCCTCGCGCCGTGTCCGGCCCAGGTGCGGGAggggcgccgacgacggcggtTCGCGGCTCGTGGCCGCGCCTGCACGCCCCGGACTCGGCGGTTCCGCTGCGTTGCCGAAGAAGccggctgctcctcctcctcgttcgGTCGGCGAGGCTGGTTCGTCTGCTGCAGTTGTTCCTCGTCCGATTGCCCGCGGCGGTCATCATAGTCGAGATGCTGGGGCGCTGAGATCACCAGAGCCTTCCCGCCGGAGGAGCGTGGCTGCGGCTGATGGTTTCTTGGACACTGAGTCACAAGGCGGTTCAGGGAGCGGTGGATTTGGGAGCGGCAAGCCGACGATGGACTCTGCCATCCGCCGCTTCGGACCCGGGCGTGGGAGGGTCACGGCCTCGCAACCTCTCAACAAGTCTGCAGACAAGCGCCCCTGTACAGAGAGCAACGAGTTGTCCACAGCTAGGGGCTCTTCTACTCATTTTCGGATGAGGGTTGCCTCTGCATGCACAATGGGTAGCATCAACAAACCGGATGATATAGCAGCTTCCATTTTGCAAGATGATGACTTCATGGAGGAACTAGTTCATTATGAAAGAAAGCTTGAATTGAAGTTCAATGTCTCATCAGATGTTCTTTCTGTGATGTGCCAGAGGCAACATGGAACCCAGAATGCGGATGCTAGGAGTAAAGTCAAGATGATGTGCGAGAGGTTCCAGTTTATATGCAGGGCTACAGTAAAATTTGTGGAACAGCACTCACTGAAAGTTGGTAGAATTGACCTTACAGCTGATAAAGTGATCAAGAAATTGCTAGGGTTTACGCAACATGATCCTTTTGTCGGAAACGTCCCAGGAGTTGAAATTGGTGATGAATTTGTGTACAGGGTTGAGCTGGCCCTTGTTGGTCTCCATCGCCCGTACCGGGGAGGCATTGGCACCACCAGAGATGGGAATCGTGTGCTTGTTGCAGTCAGCATTGTTGCTTCGGGAGGTTATCCTGATAAGCGATCAAGCTCGGGTGAATTGATATACACAGGCTCGGGAGGAAAGCTTGCTGGTAAGAAGGGTGATGAGAACCAAAAGCTTAAGATGGGTAACCTAGGCTTGAAGAACTGCATCCGAACGATGACTCCCGTGAGGGTGATTTATGGCTTAAAAAGGAGTAGAGAAGAAGGCAGTCGTCCAAGGGCCAAAGGAGCTTCAGCATTCACATATGATGGGCTGTATTGTGTTGTGGATTGCTGGAGAGAAGGTCAAGCAGGTTCTAAGGTGTTTAAGTACAAGTTGCAAAGGATTCCTGGGCAACCACAACTGCCCTACTGCAGCAAAACTGCCTGCAGCAGCAAAACTGGGATCATGTGTTGA
- the LOC117860063 gene encoding pre-mRNA cleavage factor Im 25 kDa subunit 1 encodes MGLEMEAAAAPAPAAAGEQGLEIYPLSRYYFGAKDAAGAPRGVETAADRALRLKANFAAHGLRTSVHGVLLVELFGHPHVLLLQVRNSSFVLPGGRLRPGEEELQGLKRKLSSKLSILDESEGDAEDEDEDDWQVGECIGMWWRSEFEAIPFPYMPPNFRMPKECIKLFLIRLPMSRQFIVPRNMKLLAVPLSQIHNNAQVYGPVISGIPNLLSKFALNVISD; translated from the exons ATGGGGCTcgagatggaggcggcggctgctcctgcgcctgcggcggcgggggagcagGGGCTGGAGATATACCCGCTCAGCCGCTACTACTTCGGCGCcaaggacgccgccggcgcgccccgCGGCGTGGAGACGGCCGCCGACCGCGCGCTCCGGCTCAAGGCCAA CTTCGCCGCCCACGGGCTCCGCACCAGCGTCCATGGCGTCCTCCTG GTGGAGCTGTTCGGTCACCCgcacgtgctgctgctgcaggtccGGAACTCCTCCTTCGTGCTCCCCGGAGGCCGCCTCAGGCCCGGCGAGGAAG AGCTCCAAGGGCTCAAGCGCAAACTCTCAAGCAAGCTGTCCATCCTTGATGAAAGCGAAGGCGATgctgaggatgaggatgaggatgactGGCAG GTTGGGGAGTGCATTGGGATGTGGTGGAGATCTGAATTTGAGGCCATCCCGTTTCCATACATGCCACCAAACTTCCGCATGCCAAAG GAATGCATCAAGCTGTTCCTGATCAGGCTGCCGATGTCCCGGCAGTTCATCGTGCCCAGGAACATGAAGCTGCTGGCCGTGCCTCTGTCCCAGATTCATAACAACGCTCAG GTTTATGGTCCGGTCATATCTGGGATTCCAAATCTACTGTCCAAGTTCGCGTTGAACGTTATCAGTGACTGA